Sequence from the Corallococcus soli genome:
CACCGCGTACTTCACGGCGGTGGCGGTGACGGTGGAGCTGCTGCTCGCGGTGCCGCTGGCGCTGCTGCTCAACCGCGCGTTCCCGGGACGGGGGCTGCTGCGCGCGTCGGTGCTGGTGCCGTGGGCCATTCCCACGGTGGTGAGCGCCCGGCTGTGGGCGTGGATGTTCAACCCGGACTACGGGCTCATCAACCGCCTGCTGGGCGGCGCGGAGATCAACTGGCTGGGGGCGCCCGGGTACGCGCTGCACGCCGCCATCCTGGTGGACGTGTGGAAGACGACGCCCTTCGTGGCGCTGCTGGTGCTGGCGGGGTTGCAGGGCATTCCGGAGGACCTCTACAAGGCCGCGCGGGTGGACGGCGCTTCGACGTGGCGGCAGTTCCGCGCCATCACGCTGCCGCTGCTCAAGCCCGCGCTGCTCCTGGCGGTGCTGTTCCGGTCGCTGGATGCGTTCCGCGTGTTCGACGCCATCTATGTGCTGACGGAGGGCGGGCCGGCGAACACGACGGAGACGCTGAGCATCTACGCGTACAAGACGCTGATGCGCTCCGGTGACTTCGGCTACGGCAGCGCGCTGTCGGTGGCGACGTTCCTGTGCGTGGTGCTGCTGGCGGTGGTGTGGCTGAAGTGGTTGGGGCGTGAGGAGGGGCGGCGATGAAGCGACCGGGGCTGGGCACGGCGCTGGCCGTGGTGGCGTTCCTCACGTTCTTCCTGGGCCCGTTCCTGTGGCAGGTGCTGACGAGCCTGTGGCCGGACGGGGAGTTGACGCGGCCGTGGCCGTCACACCTGACGGGCGCGAACTACCAGAGCGTGCTGTTCGGGCGGCCGTTCCTGTGGGCGGTGTTGAACTCGCTGGTGGTGGCGACGCTGACGACGCTGTTCTGCCTGACGGTGGGCGCGTCGGCGGCGTTCGCGCTGGCGAAGCTGGAGTTCCGGGGGCGGGGCCTGCTGCTGTCCGCGGCGCTGGGCGTGTCGATGTTCCCGCCCATCGCCACGGTGAGCCCGCTGTACCTCATCCTCAACGCGGTGGGCCTGCGGGACAGCCTGGTGGGGCTGGCGCTGCCGTACACGACGTTCGCGCTGCCGTTGACGCTGTGGGTGCTGACGTCGTTCTTCCGCCAGCTCCCGGACGAGCTGTACCGGGCGGCGCGGGTGGATGGGTGCACGCCGTTTGGCGCGTTCCGCCGGGTGCTGTTGCCATTGGCGGCGCCGGGGCTGGCGACGACGGCCATCCTGGTCTTCATCTTCGCGTGGAACGAGTTCCTCTACGCGCTGACGTTCCTGTCCACGCCGGAGAAGCGCACGGTGCCGGTGGCCATCAGCCTCTTCGCCAGTGAGTACAAGGAACCGTGGGGGGAGATCGCCGCCGCGTCCGTGGTGGCGACGCTGCCGCTGGTGGTGCTGACGGTGCTGTTCCAGCGGCGCATCGTGTCCGGCCTCACGGCCGGGGCGGTGAAGGAGTAGCGCGGGGCCGCGTGGGTCTGACTACCGCCCCGCGGCTTCGACTTCCGCCCACAGGCTCTTGCCTTCGAGCACCGCGTTGATGGGAGCCCGGCGCTCCGCCACGCGCAGCAGCACGGCGGCCAGCTGGTCCAGGTGCATGGGCTTGAGGTTGCCCAGCAGCGGCAGCTTCCCGAGTGTGTGCAGGAGGCCGGGTGGGCGGTGGTATTCGCCCTCCAGCGCGGGCGGGCGCACCATCGTGAACGCGATGCCGCTGTCGCGCACGATGCGCTCCGCCTCCGCCTTGGCCTTCAGGTACGCGCCCACCGGACGGCCCGCGCCCACCGACGTGAGCAGCACGATGTGGTCCACGCCCGCGACCTTCGCCGCGTCCACCAGCTGCTGCGTGGTGCCGATGTCGCTCGACTCGTAGGTGTCTCCCGCCGCGAAGCGCTTGCGCATCGTGCCGATGAGCTGGAGCACCGTGGTGCAGCCTCGCATCGCCTCCGCCAGCGCGGGCGCGTCCGCCA
This genomic interval carries:
- a CDS encoding carbohydrate ABC transporter permease, which produces MKRPGLGTALAVVAFLTFFLGPFLWQVLTSLWPDGELTRPWPSHLTGANYQSVLFGRPFLWAVLNSLVVATLTTLFCLTVGASAAFALAKLEFRGRGLLLSAALGVSMFPPIATVSPLYLILNAVGLRDSLVGLALPYTTFALPLTLWVLTSFFRQLPDELYRAARVDGCTPFGAFRRVLLPLAAPGLATTAILVFIFAWNEFLYALTFLSTPEKRTVPVAISLFASEYKEPWGEIAAASVVATLPLVVLTVLFQRRIVSGLTAGAVKE
- a CDS encoding NAD(P)H-binding protein, with protein sequence MSTDSPRHLFIAGATGATGRTLMRQALARGLDVLPHVRPKSTGTEPASTWPKKAVLELADAPALAEAMRGCTTVLQLIGTMRKRFAAGDTYESSDIGTTQQLVDAAKVAGVDHIVLLTSVGAGRPVGAYLKAKAEAERIVRDSGIAFTMVRPPALEGEYHRPPGLLHTLGKLPLLGNLKPMHLDQLAAVLLRVAERRAPINAVLEGKSLWAEVEAAGR
- a CDS encoding carbohydrate ABC transporter permease — protein: MPAVLVLAVVALYPVLAAIWLSLHRFILVFGERRFTGLANYVYLVGDARFWSALGNTAYFTAVAVTVELLLAVPLALLLNRAFPGRGLLRASVLVPWAIPTVVSARLWAWMFNPDYGLINRLLGGAEINWLGAPGYALHAAILVDVWKTTPFVALLVLAGLQGIPEDLYKAARVDGASTWRQFRAITLPLLKPALLLAVLFRSLDAFRVFDAIYVLTEGGPANTTETLSIYAYKTLMRSGDFGYGSALSVATFLCVVLLAVVWLKWLGREEGRR